Proteins from one Listeria weihenstephanensis genomic window:
- a CDS encoding ABC transporter permease encodes MRETVQILKEQVQHFHKITRIARYDQRAAYQSHYLGMVWEVLSPTLQVLIFYFVFGIRMNGAGSMAEGVPYIVWMLAGVIPWFFISAIIISGANSIYSNLSLVSRVKFPMSILPSITIFKSLYSYVTMLIILLGFLFLNHIYPTIYWTQFFYYFVCMCLFLYAVSLLNATITILFRDYQLMIGSVMRLLFFVSGAVMDVTAHPDSLMTKILKLNPIVYIIEGFRDSFFSRQWFFQEPWWTAYFWGMTLLVLGVGSVLHLRFKDRFMDYL; translated from the coding sequence TTGAGAGAAACGGTCCAAATTCTAAAAGAACAGGTGCAGCATTTTCATAAAATTACGCGGATTGCCAGGTACGATCAGCGAGCCGCGTATCAGAGTCACTATTTGGGGATGGTGTGGGAAGTGCTTAGTCCAACGCTCCAAGTGCTCATTTTCTATTTCGTGTTTGGCATTCGGATGAACGGCGCGGGATCAATGGCAGAAGGGGTTCCTTACATTGTGTGGATGCTCGCTGGTGTGATACCTTGGTTTTTCATCAGCGCTATCATCATTTCTGGTGCCAATTCGATTTACAGCAATTTGAGTTTGGTATCGCGCGTGAAATTCCCAATGAGCATTTTACCATCGATTACGATTTTTAAATCCCTATATAGTTACGTGACAATGCTCATCATCCTGCTCGGCTTCTTGTTCCTCAATCACATTTACCCGACGATTTATTGGACACAGTTTTTCTATTACTTCGTGTGTATGTGCTTGTTCCTCTATGCCGTGTCCCTTCTAAATGCAACGATTACGATTCTGTTTCGGGATTATCAACTTATGATTGGCTCCGTGATGCGTCTCCTGTTTTTCGTATCGGGCGCCGTCATGGATGTCACCGCGCATCCAGATTCCCTCATGACTAAAATTTTAAAACTCAATCCGATCGTGTACATTATCGAAGGGTTTCGCGATAGCTTTTTCTCACGACAGTGGTTTTTCCAGGAACCTTGGTGGACCGCCTATTTCTGGGGAATGACACTACTCGTGCTCGGCGTCGGATCGGTATTACATCTGCGCTTTAAAGACCGCTTCATGGATTATTTATAG
- a CDS encoding ABC transporter ATP-binding protein, whose protein sequence is MTESMVSVSHVSKQYSMITSPAKQLRGLLKPNREKPAFLALRDVSFEVGRGETVGLIGLNGSGKSTLSNILAGIIQPSHGKVHTGGEVSLLAIGAGLKPTLSGMENIRMKCLMLGYSNQQIAEMIPAITDFADLQDFIEQPIKRYSSGMKARLGFAIAVQIDPDILIIDEALSVGDTTFYKKCTDKIAEFQAAGKTIFFVSHSLSQVKTMCHRIIWIHYGELRLDGPADEVGLEYSKFVHRFNKLSKEEKTAYQQNLKKRQTNTEQLDQAHAFDPKQINGGMRKTTLVYLSILWLFTIFSALLMESTTFLTKLQELLASIL, encoded by the coding sequence ATGACAGAAAGCATGGTGTCCGTCTCGCACGTATCCAAACAATATAGCATGATCACAAGCCCTGCAAAACAGCTCCGTGGTCTATTAAAACCAAATCGCGAGAAGCCAGCGTTTCTTGCTTTACGAGACGTTTCCTTTGAAGTTGGGCGCGGAGAAACGGTCGGTCTCATTGGGCTAAACGGCTCCGGCAAATCGACGTTATCCAATATATTAGCAGGTATTATCCAACCATCCCACGGGAAAGTGCACACGGGCGGCGAAGTATCTTTGCTAGCGATTGGAGCAGGACTCAAACCAACGCTTTCTGGCATGGAAAACATTCGAATGAAGTGCCTCATGCTCGGCTACTCCAATCAACAAATTGCCGAGATGATCCCCGCTATTACCGATTTTGCGGACTTACAGGACTTTATCGAGCAACCAATCAAACGTTATTCTAGCGGGATGAAGGCGCGTCTCGGCTTTGCAATTGCCGTCCAGATCGATCCAGACATCCTCATTATTGACGAAGCTTTGTCCGTCGGCGATACCACTTTTTATAAGAAATGTACCGATAAAATCGCCGAATTTCAAGCAGCTGGAAAAACGATTTTCTTTGTCAGCCACTCGCTTTCCCAAGTCAAAACAATGTGTCATCGCATTATTTGGATTCACTACGGGGAATTGAGGCTAGATGGTCCTGCCGATGAAGTAGGACTCGAATACAGCAAATTTGTTCACCGTTTTAATAAATTATCAAAAGAAGAGAAAACCGCGTACCAGCAAAATCTGAAAAAACGTCAAACGAATACAGAGCAGCTAGATCAAGCACATGCTTTTGATCCAAAACAGATAAACGGAGGCATGCGTAAAACAACACTCGTTTACTTAAGTATTCTCTGGCTGTTCACCATATTCAGTGCCTTATTAATGGAATCCACAACATTCCTCACAAAATTGCAGGAATTACTCGCGAGTATTCTTTAA